From Acidobacteriota bacterium, one genomic window encodes:
- a CDS encoding cysteine desulfurase yields MSKFDVEKVRKDFPVLSQTVNGKPLVYLDNGASSQVPQSVIDRTSKYLSEEHSNIHRGVHYLSQHATTAYEAAREKVKRFINAREAKECIFVRGTTEGVNLVAYSYGRKFINEGDEILVSQMEHHSNIIPWQMIAEEKGARVVMIPMNDEGELIIDEYENLLNERTKMVAITHVSNSLGTVNPVKQMIATAHKFGVPVLVDAAQSVPHFPVDVQDLDADFFVFSGHKMFAPTGSGVMYGKREWLDQMPPYQTGGGMIRTVSFEKTTFAPIPDKFEAGTPAIAAGIGLGAAIDYINAIDFEAAAAYEHKLLEYATERLSDIPEVKIIGTAAEKASVLSFTIEGIHPHDIGTILDQQGIAVRAGHHCAQPVMEFFDVPATARASFAFYNTREEIDKLADAIQKVIEVFA; encoded by the coding sequence ATGAGCAAATTTGACGTTGAAAAGGTAAGGAAGGATTTTCCGGTTCTGTCGCAGACAGTAAACGGGAAACCGCTCGTGTATCTCGATAACGGTGCTTCGTCGCAGGTGCCGCAGTCGGTGATCGACCGGACCTCCAAATACCTGAGCGAAGAGCATTCGAACATTCATCGCGGCGTGCATTATCTTTCGCAGCACGCGACCACCGCGTACGAAGCGGCTCGTGAGAAGGTAAAGCGGTTCATCAACGCGAGGGAAGCGAAGGAGTGCATCTTTGTACGCGGGACGACCGAGGGTGTGAATTTGGTGGCGTATTCGTACGGACGCAAATTCATCAACGAGGGCGATGAGATCCTGGTTTCGCAGATGGAGCATCATTCGAACATCATCCCGTGGCAGATGATCGCTGAGGAAAAAGGTGCCCGCGTCGTCATGATTCCGATGAATGACGAAGGCGAATTGATCATCGACGAGTACGAAAATCTGCTTAATGAACGCACGAAAATGGTCGCGATCACGCACGTTTCGAATTCGCTTGGAACCGTAAATCCTGTCAAGCAGATGATCGCGACGGCACATAAATTTGGCGTTCCGGTTCTCGTCGATGCCGCGCAGAGCGTGCCGCATTTTCCGGTGGATGTGCAGGATCTAGACGCGGATTTCTTTGTGTTTTCGGGTCACAAGATGTTCGCGCCAACCGGCAGTGGTGTGATGTATGGAAAGCGTGAATGGCTGGACCAGATGCCGCCATATCAGACGGGCGGCGGTATGATCCGCACGGTCAGTTTTGAAAAAACGACATTCGCACCGATCCCCGATAAATTCGAAGCCGGAACACCAGCCATCGCCGCCGGTATCGGTCTGGGAGCAGCGATCGATTACATAAACGCCATCGATTTTGAGGCCGCTGCTGCTTACGAACACAAGCTGCTCGAATACGCGACCGAGCGTCTCTCCGACATCCCGGAGGTCAAGATCATTGGCACTGCCGCAGAAAAGGCTAGCGTATTATCATTTACCATCGAGGGCATCCACCCGCACGACATCGGCACGATCCTCGACCAGCAAGGCATCGCAGTCCGCGCCGGCCACCATTGTGCCCAGCCGGTAATGGAGTTTTTCGATGTTCCGGCGACGGCCCGTGCGAGTTTTGCCTTTTACAACACGCGGGAAGAAATCGATAAACTGGCGGACGCAATACAGAAGGTGATTGAGGTATTTGCATAG
- a CDS encoding aspartate/glutamate racemase family protein, with amino-acid sequence MKTIGLIGGMSWESSVVYYQIINRKTQELLGGSHSAESLMYSVDFGEIARLQHEGNWGALETIMVDAAKRLERGGANLIVICTNTMHMFADEMENSVSIPLVHIGDATGEAIRESGLKKVGLLGTKFTMEKDFLKKRLLDKFGIETIIPDDADREIVHSVIYNELVKGEIREDSRSAYLEIIEKLIGNGAEGIVLGCTEIPLLITPELTEAVLFDTTQIHAERAVEIALR; translated from the coding sequence ATGAAAACCATCGGCCTCATCGGCGGGATGTCCTGGGAAAGCTCGGTCGTTTACTACCAGATCATCAACCGCAAAACTCAGGAGCTGCTCGGCGGTTCGCATTCGGCTGAGTCGTTGATGTATTCGGTCGATTTTGGCGAGATCGCTCGGCTCCAGCACGAAGGGAACTGGGGAGCACTCGAAACGATCATGGTCGATGCCGCAAAGCGGCTCGAACGCGGCGGAGCTAACCTTATCGTGATATGCACGAACACGATGCACATGTTCGCTGACGAGATGGAAAACTCCGTTAGCATTCCGCTCGTCCACATTGGCGATGCGACCGGTGAGGCGATACGGGAAAGTGGGCTGAAAAAAGTTGGCCTGCTAGGGACGAAATTTACGATGGAGAAGGACTTTCTAAAGAAACGCCTTCTTGATAAATTTGGGATCGAGACGATAATCCCTGATGACGCTGATCGCGAAATTGTTCATTCGGTCATTTACAACGAACTTGTGAAAGGCGAGATCCGGGAAGACTCGCGTTCGGCTTATTTGGAGATCATTGAGAAGCTTATAGGAAATGGTGCTGAGGGAATCGTTCTGGGCTGTACTGAGATCCCTCTGCTGATCACGCCGGAGCTTACTGAGGCAGTTCTTTTTGATACGACGCAGATCCATGCGGAACGGGCGGTAGAGATAGCTTTGCGTTGA
- a CDS encoding DUF2585 family protein has protein sequence MPDPNLQQRGLFETKPLLACLAVVFITIVMLNFQGRVWWCQAGDYMPWSWDIWTSHNSQHVMDPYSFTHILHGVLEFWLIGLVFRKMPLAWRLVLAVLIESSWEVAENSSYIINRYREETISLDYFGDSIINSLADIVCCATGFVIAYKLRFWKSVALFVLTEAILILTIRDSLVINIIMLLYPVEAIKLWQIGK, from the coding sequence ATGCCGGATCCGAACTTACAACAACGAGGCCTGTTCGAGACAAAGCCGCTTCTCGCCTGTCTCGCCGTAGTTTTTATCACCATCGTCATGCTCAACTTTCAAGGGCGTGTCTGGTGGTGTCAGGCGGGCGATTATATGCCGTGGTCGTGGGATATCTGGACGTCACACAATTCGCAGCATGTAATGGATCCGTATTCGTTCACGCACATTCTGCACGGCGTTCTTGAGTTTTGGCTGATCGGGCTTGTTTTCAGGAAAATGCCGCTGGCGTGGCGGCTCGTTCTCGCTGTCCTGATCGAAAGCTCGTGGGAGGTCGCGGAGAATTCAAGCTACATTATCAATCGCTATCGCGAAGAAACGATCTCGCTCGACTATTTCGGCGATTCGATAATCAATTCCCTCGCAGATATCGTCTGCTGTGCGACCGGCTTCGTGATCGCGTATAAACTCAGATTCTGGAAGTCAGTTGCTCTTTTCGTCCTGACGGAAGCCATCCTCATTCTGACCATCCGCGATAGCCTTGTGATCAATATAATTATGCTGCTCTATCCAGTCGAAGCGATCAAGCTCTGGCAGATAGGGAAGTAA
- a CDS encoding SUF system NifU family Fe-S cluster assembly protein yields the protein MSELNELYQETILEHNKNPRNFHEIADADQYADGKNPLCGDALRVYVKLDGDTVTDVAFKGSGCAISKASASMMTQAVKGKTRDEAHHIFDEFHRMVTGDLDIETDDNDLGKLKIFSGVLEFPARVKCASLSWHTLNAALKGEDVVSTE from the coding sequence ATGTCAGAATTAAACGAGCTTTATCAGGAAACGATTTTAGAACACAACAAGAACCCGCGGAATTTTCATGAGATCGCAGATGCGGATCAATATGCGGACGGGAAGAATCCGCTTTGCGGCGATGCCTTGCGTGTTTACGTCAAGCTGGACGGCGACACGGTGACGGACGTGGCGTTCAAGGGGTCGGGCTGTGCGATCTCAAAGGCTTCGGCGTCGATGATGACGCAGGCTGTAAAGGGGAAAACCAGGGACGAGGCTCACCATATTTTTGATGAGTTTCACCGCATGGTCACTGGCGATCTTGACATTGAGACTGACGACAACGATCTAGGCAAGCTGAAAATATTTTCGGGCGTCCTTGAGTTCCCGGCGCGCGTCAAATGTGCATCGCTTAGCTGGCATACGCTGAATGCCGCGTTAAAAGGCGAAGACGTCGTTTCGACCGAGTAG
- a CDS encoding glycosyltransferase family 2 protein: MSHEKELQGVGPTHCPCLSVIMPAYNEEATLTMIVERVIGIPHLLELVIVDDCSSDKTGEIAKRLAEKYSAIEYVRHDKNKGKTEALKKGFAMAKGDVVIVQDADLEYDPNEIQDVISPILHGHADVVYGSRFMVKKATRILYFTHYLANKSLTFFSNCFTNLNMSDMETCYKAFRSEIARNMIITSSGFGFEVEVTAKIAKLNAAIYEVPISYYGRTYDEGKKIGFKDGVAALFYVLKYNLFVSKKGSFQNSFELAKKITQPYLTAGETNE, translated from the coding sequence ATGTCTCACGAAAAGGAACTTCAAGGTGTTGGCCCGACGCACTGCCCGTGCCTGTCCGTTATCATGCCGGCGTATAACGAAGAAGCAACGCTCACGATGATCGTGGAACGGGTCATCGGCATTCCTCACCTGCTGGAGCTCGTGATCGTCGATGATTGCTCTTCGGACAAGACCGGCGAGATCGCGAAACGGCTTGCGGAGAAGTATTCGGCGATCGAATATGTTCGCCATGATAAAAACAAAGGAAAGACCGAAGCCCTGAAAAAAGGTTTCGCGATGGCGAAGGGCGACGTAGTTATCGTTCAGGACGCCGATCTGGAATACGACCCGAATGAGATCCAGGACGTGATCAGCCCGATCTTGCATGGACACGCGGATGTCGTTTACGGGTCGCGATTCATGGTGAAAAAAGCAACACGGATCCTCTATTTCACCCACTATCTCGCCAATAAGTCGCTTACATTTTTCTCGAACTGCTTCACTAACCTCAACATGAGCGACATGGAAACGTGCTACAAAGCGTTTCGCAGCGAGATCGCTCGAAATATGATAATCACATCGAGCGGTTTCGGATTTGAGGTCGAGGTCACGGCCAAGATCGCGAAGCTGAACGCCGCGATATACGAGGTGCCGATCAGCTATTACGGCCGAACGTACGACGAAGGCAAAAAGATCGGGTTTAAGGACGGCGTTGCTGCTCTTTTTTACGTGTTGAAATACAATCTCTTCGTTTCGAAAAAAGGCTCGTTTCAAAACTCATTTGAGCTGGCGAAAAAGATCACGCAGCCATACCTCACCGCCGGAGAAACCAATGAATGA
- a CDS encoding DUF4149 domain-containing protein yields the protein MKFFSDIRLLVLAIWLGAAVFFIGVAQAAFAVLPQRELAGAVVNRTLAILNFSGMAISVFLILTSLLATSRISKLWLWVERFLLLVIAAACAVGQFVIGLWLASVRAQIGKPIDDVPLDDPLRIQFNMLHEYSVWVLFAGMVAALIAFFIIANRKFSSAPAKAEKDNIYDFSKEFKV from the coding sequence ATGAAGTTTTTCTCTGATATCAGGTTATTGGTACTTGCGATCTGGCTGGGAGCGGCAGTGTTTTTTATCGGTGTCGCTCAAGCAGCCTTCGCGGTGCTGCCGCAGCGGGAACTCGCCGGAGCGGTCGTGAACCGAACGCTCGCGATCCTGAATTTCAGCGGAATGGCGATCTCGGTTTTCCTGATCCTTACGTCTTTGCTCGCAACGTCGCGGATCAGCAAACTTTGGCTCTGGGTTGAGCGATTCCTGCTGCTGGTGATCGCGGCGGCGTGTGCGGTTGGGCAATTTGTGATCGGCTTATGGCTGGCTTCGGTAAGAGCTCAGATCGGGAAACCGATCGATGACGTACCGCTCGATGATCCGTTGCGGATACAATTCAACATGCTGCACGAGTATTCGGTTTGGGTGCTGTTTGCAGGAATGGTCGCGGCTCTGATCGCATTTTTTATTATCGCGAATCGCAAGTTCAGCTCGGCTCCGGCCAAGGCTGAAAAAGATAATATTTACGATTTCTCAAAAGAATTTAAGGTCTGA
- a CDS encoding class I SAM-dependent methyltransferase — MNDPAVYIGKDLEAMSFAVNYHRWILDELKPFIGDHVVEVGAGIGSFTELLLELEPQSLALVEPSEMFYSLEVNTAERESKTDLSLYHSVFTEAAGAIVAKQRPDTIIYVNVLEHIEDDENELKAVFDTLADGGHCLIFVPALMSLYGEFDRKVGHFRRYSKRELEEKCRAAGFNIVRSFFFDIAGVLLWYMKYRVLNSDGLGSQAVTAYDNLVVPIMRRIEPITGVPVGKNLLAIIRKA, encoded by the coding sequence ATGAATGACCCCGCGGTCTACATAGGCAAGGATCTGGAGGCAATGTCGTTCGCCGTCAATTATCACCGGTGGATCCTGGATGAGCTGAAGCCGTTCATCGGCGACCATGTCGTCGAAGTCGGTGCCGGAATAGGCAGCTTTACAGAATTACTGTTAGAACTAGAGCCGCAAAGCCTCGCCCTCGTCGAGCCGTCGGAAATGTTCTATAGCCTCGAGGTAAATACGGCGGAAAGGGAAAGCAAAACTGATCTGAGCCTTTACCATTCTGTCTTTACAGAAGCGGCAGGGGCGATCGTCGCGAAACAACGGCCCGATACGATCATTTACGTCAACGTTCTCGAACATATTGAGGACGATGAAAACGAACTAAAAGCAGTTTTCGATACGCTCGCGGACGGCGGGCATTGCCTGATATTTGTGCCGGCGTTGATGAGCCTTTACGGCGAATTCGACCGCAAAGTCGGGCATTTTCGCAGGTATTCAAAAAGAGAACTTGAGGAAAAATGCCGGGCTGCGGGATTTAACATCGTGCGGTCGTTCTTTTTCGATATCGCGGGCGTTCTGCTGTGGTATATGAAATATCGCGTGCTCAACTCTGACGGCCTCGGTTCACAGGCCGTCACAGCGTATGACAATTTGGTCGTGCCGATAATGCGCCGTATCGAACCGATCACCGGAGTGCCCGTTGGCAAGAATCTGCTGGCGATCATTAGGAAAGCGTGA
- the sufD gene encoding Fe-S cluster assembly protein SufD: MVSTTAAVETQFAEQFREFIKGESHDGLRKLREDAFAAFSLSGFPTQKDEDWKYTNVSPIVREQWTVSGGRSEELSGDVIDLIGKFSFRRNGFAALNLAFGEIKVVRIARETSIVEPIELAFLADENAAVFPHIVIIAEPGSKATIVESYDSTAKSLINAAVQIVVEDNANLTHYRVQKDSPDAFNVGTTEVTLGSGSHYDSTNINLGGGISRHDIDVRFTAEGGEAWVDGLYMLSGSQHHDTHSIIDHTVPNCTSHQTYKGVLNDHSRGVFNGKVFVRENAHGTDAQQSNKNLLLSNDARVDTKPQLEIFNDDVKCSHGATVGQLEGEELFYLLTRGLPETLAKNLLTYGFAEQVINKIKIESIKKELDAAVLNRLGAEI, translated from the coding sequence ACGAAAGCTCCGCGAGGACGCGTTTGCGGCGTTTTCGCTTTCGGGATTTCCGACGCAGAAGGACGAGGACTGGAAATATACGAATGTTTCCCCGATCGTCAGGGAGCAGTGGACAGTTAGCGGTGGCCGGAGCGAAGAGCTTTCTGGCGATGTTATCGACTTGATCGGCAAGTTTTCGTTTCGCCGTAATGGTTTTGCGGCGTTGAATCTGGCATTTGGAGAGATCAAAGTCGTACGGATCGCCAGGGAAACCAGTATTGTTGAGCCGATCGAGCTTGCCTTTTTGGCCGATGAGAACGCAGCAGTCTTTCCGCATATCGTCATCATCGCAGAACCGGGAAGCAAGGCAACGATCGTGGAATCATATGATTCGACCGCGAAGAGCCTAATTAATGCGGCGGTGCAGATCGTCGTCGAAGATAACGCAAATCTCACGCACTATCGCGTGCAAAAAGATTCGCCGGACGCCTTCAACGTCGGAACGACCGAGGTGACGCTGGGCTCGGGCAGCCACTACGATTCGACCAACATAAATCTCGGCGGCGGCATATCGCGGCACGACATTGACGTCAGGTTCACCGCCGAAGGCGGCGAGGCTTGGGTTGACGGGCTTTACATGCTAAGCGGCAGCCAGCACCACGACACGCATTCGATCATCGATCACACCGTGCCGAACTGCACTTCTCATCAGACCTACAAAGGCGTGCTGAACGACCATTCGCGTGGTGTTTTCAACGGCAAGGTCTTCGTTCGCGAAAACGCTCACGGCACCGACGCGCAGCAGTCGAATAAAAACCTTTTGCTCTCGAATGATGCCCGTGTTGATACAAAGCCTCAGCTTGAGATATTCAACGACGACGTCAAATGCTCGCACGGAGCAACCGTTGGGCAGCTTGAGGGCGAGGAACTGTTTTATTTGCTGACGCGCGGATTGCCGGAAACTCTCGCTAAAAATCTGCTCACCTACGGTTTTGCCGAACAGGTGATAAATAAGATCAAGATCGAATCGATCAAGAAAGAACTGGACGCGGCGGTTTTGAATAGGTTGGGTGCGGAGATATAG
- a CDS encoding formate--tetrahydrofolate ligase: MYSDLYIAQHAKMRPVTEIAEQLGLGPDDIDLYGSPYIAKVRLNVIEKFKDRPNAKYIDVSAITPTPLGEGKSTTLIGLGEAMKHLGKRSVVSLRQPSQGPTFGIKGGAAGGGYSQVVPMETFNLNLTGDIHAVTAANNLLAAMIDNKLLRGNPLNINPHSITWKRVVDTNDRALRKIIVGLGGRMEGGIPRETGFDITVASEVMAILALTTSLQDMRKRFGRIVVGMTHDKQPVTAEEIGAAGAMTVLMLDAIRPTIMQTLENTPALVHAGPFANVAHGNSSILADLIGIKTADYLMTESGFGADIGAEKFFNIKCRYSGLTPDACVIVATIRALKSHSGKYKIVAGRPLPPEMLECSVADVEAGAANLRKQIENVRLHGVTPVVAINAFESDHPEEIEAVKRIAIESGALGAAVSTHWADGGKGAIELAEMVIDAAEQPSEFKFLYDLDQPIKTKIETIAKKIYGAADVFFEPFADQQIASYEANGFGNLPICMAKTHLSLSHDPKLKGAPTGFTLPIREVRASVGAGFIYPICGDMRTMPALPEHPAAEHVDIDENGNIVGLF, from the coding sequence ATGTATTCTGATCTTTATATTGCCCAACACGCCAAAATGCGGCCCGTGACCGAGATCGCTGAACAGCTTGGCCTCGGCCCTGACGATATCGACCTTTACGGCAGCCCTTACATCGCTAAGGTGCGGCTCAACGTCATTGAGAAATTCAAGGATCGCCCGAACGCCAAATACATTGACGTTTCCGCAATCACTCCGACACCGCTCGGTGAAGGTAAATCCACGACACTCATAGGCCTCGGCGAGGCGATGAAGCACCTCGGCAAACGCTCTGTTGTTAGCTTGCGGCAGCCGTCGCAAGGGCCGACGTTCGGTATTAAGGGTGGAGCTGCAGGCGGCGGCTATTCGCAGGTCGTGCCGATGGAGACGTTTAATCTCAATCTGACCGGCGATATTCATGCCGTTACGGCGGCAAACAATCTGCTCGCTGCGATGATCGATAACAAATTGCTCCGCGGCAATCCGCTCAATATAAATCCGCACAGCATCACCTGGAAACGCGTCGTTGATACGAATGACCGAGCTTTACGCAAGATCATCGTCGGCCTCGGCGGCCGAATGGAAGGCGGCATTCCGCGTGAGACGGGTTTTGATATTACGGTCGCGTCAGAAGTAATGGCGATCCTCGCGCTCACAACGTCGCTTCAGGATATGCGAAAGCGGTTCGGCCGGATCGTGGTCGGAATGACGCATGATAAACAGCCTGTCACTGCCGAAGAGATCGGTGCGGCCGGAGCAATGACCGTGCTGATGCTCGATGCGATCAGGCCGACGATCATGCAAACGCTTGAGAATACACCGGCGTTAGTTCACGCCGGGCCTTTCGCTAACGTCGCACACGGCAACAGCAGCATTCTCGCCGATCTGATCGGCATCAAAACGGCGGATTACCTGATGACCGAATCCGGATTTGGAGCTGACATCGGAGCTGAGAAATTCTTTAACATCAAATGCCGATACAGCGGCCTCACGCCTGACGCCTGCGTGATCGTCGCGACCATTCGAGCTCTGAAATCGCACAGCGGCAAATACAAGATCGTCGCCGGCCGTCCTCTGCCGCCGGAAATGCTTGAGTGCAGTGTTGCTGACGTCGAGGCAGGGGCGGCGAACCTTCGCAAGCAGATCGAGAATGTTCGCCTGCACGGCGTGACGCCGGTCGTTGCCATAAACGCGTTCGAATCAGATCATCCGGAAGAGATCGAGGCCGTAAAACGGATCGCGATCGAATCCGGGGCTCTCGGAGCCGCGGTTTCGACCCATTGGGCCGATGGCGGAAAAGGAGCGATCGAGCTAGCCGAAATGGTGATCGATGCGGCCGAGCAACCGAGCGAATTTAAATTCCTATACGACCTCGACCAGCCCATCAAAACCAAGATCGAGACCATTGCTAAAAAGATCTACGGTGCCGCGGATGTATTTTTCGAGCCGTTCGCCGATCAGCAGATCGCCTCGTATGAGGCGAATGGATTCGGCAACCTTCCGATCTGCATGGCAAAAACTCATTTGAGCTTGAGCCATGATCCAAAACTAAAAGGAGCCCCGACCGGTTTCACTCTGCCGATCCGCGAGGTCCGTGCGAGCGTCGGCGCGGGCTTTATTTATCCGATCTGCGGTGATATGCGAACTATGCCTGCGTTGCCCGAACATCCGGCAGCGGAGCACGTGGATATCGATGAGAACGGAAATATTGTAGGATTATTCTAG